ttattttcaagtgacgctttcgttgccgttgccgttgccgttgccgttgccgtcgccgtTGCCGTCACCGTCGCCGTCGTCAGGAATAGCCGTCGGTAAGAGTCGTCCAGTTTGCAAATAAAATGCGCCGTTCCTGTCGAAGCGCAAGATCTCCTTGTGACGAAAATGCTCATCCTTGTAGAGAAGGGAGCGTTTCGCCAGGAGCAATGCTCATTCAACAGAACTTGTGAGTTCCACTTGAGAACTACTCGATCTCTCAAACCAGTTTTGTGAGAAAGCCAAGCGTCCATGGTTTCGACTTAACACAACTGCTAGCAGATCAAAGTCACCGGCCACAAGCATGTCTCTTATCctacagtttttttgtttttgttttctgctttttttttttcactatcgGATTCATGGCTCAGCGCTACACAATTGTGCTGCAGCAAAACGAAAATTTCAGTATCAAAAGAGCGCTTAGATGCGAAGGATTCAGTTTGGATGAAGAAATTAAACAATACTATCGCAAAACTGATAAAACACTAGCTTGTGactgttaatttaattttattcacAGTGATCTTTTGTCAGTTAAAAAACAACTTTCAAAATCATAATTTGTCATCAGATTAAACATCACATGAGTCACCAAATGGCattacatatttttttcattatttgaatTTCGATCCATCGCTGACCAAAGTTTCCTCAACGGTAGAAACGTGCAATACTCGAAAACAACACGATGGCTCTGGAGACGAGAATGGCCAATGGAAAACTCTGTGTTCGTTTCTACTATCGATCACATTTGTGTTTTCCGGTCGTTTTTTACAAGAGTTAACGGAATTTCTTTGCAGTTCTTGCAATCTCGACCCCGGCCTTTTCTCTTTTGCGTAAAAGACAACGTGCTCTTTCTCTGCAACTGACGATGAATCTCAGCACCTTTGGAACTAAAGTTTAAAATGCTTCAGTCTTTTCCTCTACAGTTGAAGGAAATGCTGGCAGGCCAGTTAGTAATAGTTACGTCAAAGTACATTACGTCAAAGTATACCTTCCGCTAAAAGCTACCTTCATTACCTTTTAGCTACCGCtttcaagaaaaatgtcaaataaaagtaaaaaatcaacaacagcaaagaagaagaagaaagaagaaaaaatgataaatacagcaacaacaataaaattatcgATGGCAAGTAGTTTCTAATTTGGGCCAAAACTAAGTGAATGGGCGAAGTACACGGGCACACGCGGAACTGGGAGGACACGCGACACGAAACACGCGTCACAAttcctccgagtctcgcgcgtgtATTTTGCTCGCTGGTTAGTCTCTCCTAGTTGATCACCctgatgaaattaaaaatgtgaAAATAACTATGATTCACGACAAGTAgaataaaaaagtaaacaatttgAATAACATTTTGCTGACGTAATTAATTCAAATCTCAACATCTATTAACAATTCATAAGGTTTATAAAGACAACCACTAAAACtttgtgaagaaaaaagaaacattaaaagcTTATTTAAAATCTTTGAATAGGATTGCTAATACTGCGACCcgtttcaataatatttttcaaatctcgcttttttaatttaaaatctttTTGTCGAACAATGGATCAGCCCTCTGTGATTTTCTTGCGCACGATTTATAATTTAAGAAAGGCAACAAGGAAGAAACAAAGCAACATCCCTTCCCGTTACCATCGCCGTCTCTAATTCAATATACAACATAAAAGTATCAGTGACACACTTTCTACTTCGCGCAGAAACAGAACTAATCACAATGCAAGTTACTCAATTCCTATTCGTGTACATTCTGCACAATTTAAAGACAACGCAAGCAAACTGTCAGACGAGATGCGAACAGACAAACCTGCCAACCACCGATACAAGATTGGCAAACCGCGCATTGgtgggacacagcttcaagaacttcaCAGTCAACAAACCGTACGACTGTCATCTTCTCTGCTTTGTTGAGaaatgcagatgtcaagcctaccaaatgaaggGAAAGCACAGCTGTGAGTTGCTCGATGAAGACAGGTTTGCGGCCCCCACTGACTTTGTAGAGGAACAAGGTTACGAGTattatgacatgagcagagaaTATGAGGAAGAGGTGAGATACTACGATACTATCAATATGATTATTAGAAATGCTTAATAGAAATGTCACGGTTTTCATGAAATGTAATGGTTTCCATGAACTTTGTAATACTAGATGACGAGGAGATACGAAGATGAATGCTAAGCTTACAATTCGGTATTTTCTTGGTTTGtatttctttggtttgtgtttttgaggtttgctttgcttggttttgttttttcacctctatgcttgaaaaacaaacaaataattttgtgaATGTGAAAAGGCGAACACAaccaaaagaaaacgaaatccATCACGATTTTTTAGACGGTTCTTCATGTATGGTAATAAAGCGGATCACACACGTCACCAACAGGAAATTCCAGTATGGCATTAACAGAAGGtcggaacaagttttttttttcttttttttttggcatttcagTTTGATTCAGTCTTACCTTTCGTTAGTTAGAAtgtctttgttttcatcaaACAAACATCTTGATGTTCAAAAactttttgttcaattttgtcttgttatctgaAAAGCggtggttccaatttaattccaggatagttaaaagacattttgcaaactgcgaaattattgcagaaacgcgaagttacattttcaggtgactcTCTCGCTGTCATCTACGTCTTCTAAGCTACCTAACATGCAGTCTTTTCTACAGCGAGGTAACACGAAAAGCAACCGAATCTTAACGCAACACCTGCAGCACCTTCAATATTAATGGCATAAATAAACGCTTCTGATTCAACTAACTTATTCATGTTTTCGAAATACCATATATCCGCCAAATACATATCTTCCCTGCTCGTCATATAAACCACCTAGCATTCTAACCCGCAAGTACTCTATTTGTTctaaactgaaaaaagaaaaaggcccACGATTGCAACGCCATCTTTTTACAATGGTAATTTCATTCCTAAATAAATGGTTTGACACCAGAGTTTCAAAATTCTTGCCATCCTTACGAAAAAGAGAattgcttctttttcttttttttttttcaacttaaaaaacaatacacttgcttaattcaaagaaaagttattattattattattattgctattattattaatctattattattactatcattaacattgcaaatattaatattactacTATTAATTATCGTTTTAAAATTTCGGCTTCTTAGCTAAGGGCTAAAATTTATAATAGGCTGACGTAAAGTGTGATTCATAAATTGTGAAGAATCCActctcttttcttgtttttttctttcatttccctAACTTAGGAGACAAACAACGCATGTGCAAATCAACCATGCAGTAACAGGTGCTGTGAAGACAATCCCTGTTCCAATGGAGGAACATGCACCGAACTGTGCCAGCAcgccaaacaaaagttcaacTGCACATGCGCGATTGGATATGCTGGAAAATTCTGTGAGAAAAATATTCCTATTCCTCAATCTTGCAAGCAGTTACAACTCGAGGCTAATAACTCAATACAATCAGATGTATACTCCTTGTATGATCCAACAACGAAGACGCGGTACCAAACTTTCTGTGATTTCACTTTTGAAACtggattcgtttggactctGCTCGAGTCCTTCAGCTTAGCCAACAAAAACCATTTCGCGAAACAGCAATTTTACAAGGATTACGCAGTGAACCAGAACTTTTTCAAGTGGAACAAGTTTCGTCTGTCACTGCCGATAATGAATTCAACACTGCGCCATTCTACGCCCTTCCGAGCAACTTGCAACTTCAACACTGATGGACTGGTAACTACGGATTACTTAAGAGGCAAGACAACCGAACTCAACATCCTGCTGCTGAAAGGTAAACTATGTGTAACATTagaatatatcaatatcagaggCTATCAGGGCTACAACTCCTCTGTTATGATGACTCAAGAAATTTGGCACCTTCACACTGACATAACCAATCCTTCACACAGATGCTCCTCGGTGGATGATTCTACCACACAGTGGTGGTTTGGCGAAAAGTAAGTTTTTCCTTTTCCGCAGATAGAACACTTCACCCAGTTGCAAAAAGTTATAAAGTAGTTTTCTGTGAGTTATGGGAAAAAACCCATTTTTTAATCTGCAACTTTCCTTCTCTCAACGAAGGGAAGACGTCTTCACGCAATTATTCCAAAAGGAGTGGGAATCGCCATTGCACGCAATGCATTTCCTAGAATTATCACAATAAAGGCCTTTAAATCAGTGTACATTTTCAAGAGAAATCTTCAGTCTGAACTCTTCTAAATTTCATGAGAAAACTAATACTCATGACACCTTGCTCCATTTTGAATATAAAAGCGGTTCTGTCATTTGCCAAGAACTACTCGACCTCAATGGGAAGGTGGTCTAAATCTGGCTTATCACAAATCACTTACATACAGGAGATGTATTGAATGAATAGAGTGGTGACGTGTAACACTAGAGCTATCTGGTATACAGAGGCAGCCATGGGGGTTGCTAAGCTGCCTGGTCTGttaataatgtttttttgtttggaaTTTGAGTTAGTTCCCAAGATAAggcttgcttttttttttccaagaaaatttAGATGGGTTTGAGGATTTCTATTGAACAATTTTCGATTGCATTTTAAGTATAATGAGCCATCAATAAAAATCAACAACTATTGaccgaagtggaggtggttACTGGTGGATATTTACCAAGCCGTGAGGCagtgaggtaaatatccaccactaaccaccgacactgaggtgaatagttgttttagtagttttagtatatactaaaacagtcaGATAATATACACCACTAATGTTGTGGAGGTCTCATAAGATGAAACTAGCACGGAATCATCATTACCTAAGCCTTTTTTAGTCAGTGCATGGgctgatttttcttttgttgaaattttcaaTTGATTTTATTAGAATCCTCAGCTATTGTTTCTTTAAAACACCCAACCATCTCTCTGtgtataaaatagatgaaaaagGATACcaaaattaagtgaaaaaagTGAGCTGAACACAATTATTGCAGCCAAACCACGACTTTCCAACTTCAAACTCTTCTGAAAACTTTCTGAATTTCCTACTGAATTTCTTTCTGAATTTCTTACTTGGGTCTGAATTTTATAGGCACCATTATGAAGGCTAAAGAAAAAGCATTGACAGTTTTAACAATAACTATTTGCTCTCATGCACCTCTAAAATGCCCAATTCATTGCATTTCTTTTGTCTGCTCTGTTGAGCTCTACATGAATGACAAGTACATGAGGCTTGGAGACTGCAAGTGTTTCAAATGAGTAGCTTCCTGTACTGTTCATTCTCACCTTTGAATTCACTGCGCTGTACCACAATGTTGGAAAAACTTGTCTTGATTTGACTGCTAGATGCGTCTTTGCAAGACAACTTCCAGTTTTTAGACCTGAGAAGCAAAGAAACATAGATATTTTCATTAGGTTGGGAAACATCTTGGAACCTGTTATCATCATTATATTGATCAGCAATGCAAACTCATGCAATTTATCGTCTCACTTAAACATGACAATGACAGTCTCagtgtttaaaaattaatgcattACTCCTAGAGTGAGGACAGTCCCATTCAATAATAACTCCCACCCTTCCAGGTTACTGGTCATTGCTCAGGCACTTAACTGCTCCCTGGATGGGTTGGCACATTTCACAGACCTCCACTCCAGGGACCACACCCCATTAATCAGCCACAGAGAATATTTTCACAAATTTTCTATTCTCTTACAAAGAGTTGAATTCCTAGTTTAACTATACCATTCCTAAGTTGTTACTGAGGAGGTGACCTGCAGAGGCTAGAAATAAAATATGACTCAATAGTCAATACTATTGAATCATGATAACAATGTTTTTCTTGATTATCTCTGAGTTCCTACGGTTTAGGCCAAGAATCACCAGTACTACCAGAAACTTGAATGGTCCAAGTGAAGAAAGCCAATTTCAAACCAGGTTAAACAACTGCTTGACAAAGTTATAAAATCTGGTTAGCTGAGAGTGCTGGTATTTGagattaat
This window of the Acropora muricata isolate sample 2 chromosome 14, ASM3666990v1, whole genome shotgun sequence genome carries:
- the LOC136897473 gene encoding uncharacterized protein; this encodes MQVTQFLFVYILHNLKTTQANCQTRCEQTNLPTTDTRLANRALVGHSFKNFTVNKPYDCHLLCFVEKCRCQAYQMKGKHSCELLDEDRFAAPTDFVEEQGYEYYDMSREYEEEETNNACANQPCSNRCCEDNPCSNGGTCTELCQHAKQKFNCTCAIGYAGKFCEKNIPIPQSCKQLQLEANNSIQSDVYSLYDPTTKTRYQTFCDFTFETGFVWTLLESFSLANKNHFAKQQFYKDYAVNQNFFKWNKFRLSLPIMNSTLRHSTPFRATCNFNTDGLVTTDYLRGKTTELNILLLKGKLCVTLEYINIRGYQGYNSSVMMTQEIWHLHTDITNPSHRCSSVDDSTTQWWFGEK